In one window of Oryza sativa Japonica Group chromosome 9, ASM3414082v1 DNA:
- the LOC9272502 gene encoding putative disease resistance protein RGA3 yields the protein MVGAEMLVAAAVSQVARKINGIVGVAQGEVKLCCNFSDDLEGIKDTLVYLETLLKNAENNSFGSDRANLRHWLGQIKSLAYDIEDIVDGYYSSKEQFDGGSYAQKGSLFCSLSNPMLLKGSMVYKMKSKREMLQQRQQLPNQYHFLSHINSAVNFEEKQTTSYRNTDIAIVGRDADLDNLMDILMENSAEELSIISIVGPVGFGKTSLAQFVFNNTGTEVFSFRIWVHVSMGNINLEKIGRDIVSQTTEKIEGNMQLQSIKNAVQRVLNKYSCLIILDSLWGKDEEVNELKQMLLTGRHTESKIIVTTHSNKVAKLISTVPLYKLAALSEDDCLKIFSQRAMTGPGDPLFREYGEEIVRRCEGTPLVANFLGSVVNAQRQRREIWQAAKDEEMWKIEEDYPQDKISPLFPSFKIIYYNMPHELRLCFVYCSIFPKGTVIEKKKLIQQWIALDMIESKHGTLPLDVTAEKYIDELKAIYFLQVLERSQNDAERSGASEEMLHMHNLAHDLARSVAGEDILVILDAENERNARYCDYRYAQVSASSLESIDRKAWPSKARSLIFKNSGADFEHVSEVLSVNKYLRVLDLSGCCVQDIPSPIFQLKQLRYLDVSSLSITALPLQISSFHKLQMLDLSETELTELPPFISNLKGLNYLNLQGCQKLQRLNSLHLLHDLHYLNLSCCPEVTSFPESLENLTKLRFLNLSGCSKLSALPIRFLESFASLCSLVDLNLSGFEFQMLPDFFGNIYSLQYLNLSKCLKLEVLPQSFGQLAYLKSLNLSYCSDLKLLESFECLTSLRFLNLSNCSRLEYLPSCFDKLNNLESLNLSQCLGLKALPESLQNLKNLQLDVSGCQDCIVQSFSLSTRSSQSCQRSEKAEQVRSRNSEISEITYEEPAEIELLRNNPSKDLASISHLNEDRIEEPEVVTESSATRGMVQQIPGNQLSSPSSHLSSFASSSAPFASSSWDTSTSEHPVPNEEAAALTVPRSNEKCDNTPMPVKDGLISEDDAPVHLHQTPLQATAMAAT from the exons ATGGTTGGCGCCGAGATGCTTGTGGCCGCGGCGGTGAGCCAGGTCGCCCGGAAGATCAACGGCATCGTCGGCGTCGCGCAGGGCGAGGTGAAGCTGTGCTGCAATTTCAGCGACGATTTGGAGGGCATCAAGGATACCTTGGTGTACCTGGAAACCCTTCTGAAAAACGCCGAGAACAACTCCTTCGGAAGCGACAGGGCCAACCTGCGACACTGGCTCGGCCAGATCAAGTCCCTGGCTTACGACATCGAAGATATCGTTGATGGGTACTACTCTTCCAAGGAGCAGTTCGATGGGGGCAGCTATGCTCAGAAG GGGTCATTATTCTGCTCACTATCGAATCCAATGCTTCTGAAAGGTAGCATGGTTTATAAGATGAAGTCCAAGAGGGAGATGTTACAGCAAAGGCAACAATTGCCCAATCAGTATCATTTCCTTTCACATATCAACTCAGCAGTGAATTTTGAGGAGAAGCAAACAACATCATACAGAAATACTGACATTGCAATTGTTGGGAGGGATGCAGACTTAGATAATCTCATGGACATTTTAATGGAAAACAGCGCTGAAGAGCTTTCCATTATATCCATAGTTGGGCCTGtaggttttgggaagacaaGCCTAGCACAGTTCGTTTTCAATAATACAGGAACAGAGGTATTCAGCTTTAGGATATGGGTTCATGTTTCCATGGGTAATATCAACCTTGAAAAAATTGGAAGAGATATAGTTTCACAAACTACAGAAAAAATTGAGGGAAATATGCAGCTGCAGTCAATCAAGAATGCTGTTCAGCGTGTGCTAAATAAATATAGTTGCTTGATCATATTAGATAGCCTTTGGGGAAAGGATGAAGAAGTGAATGAATTGAAGCAGATGTTGCTTACTGGTAGACATACAGAAAGCAAGATCATAGTGACCACTCATAGCAATAAAGTAGCTAAGCTGATTTCCACCGTTCCACTGTACAAGCTGGCAGCTTTATCTGAGGATGATTGTTTAAAAATATTCTCTCAAAGGGCAATGACAGGTCCGGGTGACCCGTTGTTCAGGGAATATGGAGAAGAAATCGTTAGAAGGTGTGAAGGCACACCCTTGGTAGCCAATTTTCTCGGTTCTGTGGTGAATGCTCAACGACAAAGGCGTGAGATTTGGCAAGCTGCAAAGGATGAAGAAATGTGGAAGATAGAGGAAGATTATCCCCAAGACAAAATTTCACCACTATTTCCATCATTcaagataatatattataatatgccCCATGAGCTAAGATTATGCTTTGTATATTGTTCAATCTTCCCTAAAGGAACTGttatagaaaagaagaaacttaTTCAGCAATGGATTGCACTTGACATGATTGA A TCCAAACATGGAACCTTGCCACTTGATGTAACTGCGGAGAAATATATTGATGAACTTAAAGCAATCTATTTCCTTCAAGTTTTAGAGAGGTCTCAG AATGATGCAGAAAGATCTGGTGCTTCTGAGGAAATGCTTCACATGCATAACTTGGCGCATGATCTTGCTAGATCAGTTGCTGGTGAAGATATCCTTGTTATTTTAGATGCTGAGAATGAGCGCAATGCCAGATATTGTGATTACCGTTATGCACAGGTGTCTGCTTCTAGTTTAGAGTCAATCGATCGCAAGGCATGGCCTTCCAAGGCAAGGTCACTAATTTTCAAGAATAGTGGTGCAGACTTTGAGCATGTCAGTGAAGTTCTTTCAGTGAACAAATACTTGCGTGTTTTGGATCTCAGTGGATGCTGTGTTCAAGATATTCCATCTCCTATCTTTCAGCTGAAACAACTGAGATACCTCGACGTTTCATCTTTATCTATTACAGCACTCCCTCTGCAAATTAGTAGCTTTCATAAGTTACAAATGTTGGATCTTTCAGAAACTGAACTTACAGAGTTGCCACCCTTTATAAGCAACTTAAAAGGGCTGAATTATTTGAATCTCCAAGGTTGCCAGAAACTTCAACGATTGAATAGCCTTCATTTGTTGCATGATCTACATTACCTAAACTTGTCATGCTGCCCTGAAGTTACTAGTTTTCCTGAATCTCTTGAAAATCTGACCAAACTCCGTTTCTTGAATCTTTCTGGATGTTCTAAGCTTTCAGCATTACCTATCAGATTTTTGGAATCATTTGCTAGCCTCTGTTCTTTGGTAGATCTTAACTTAAGTGGTTTTGAATTCCAAATGTTGCCCGACTTTTTTGGCAACATATATTCACTTCAGTATTTAAATCTGTCAAAATGTTTGAAACTTGAGGTATTACCACAATCATTTGGCCAACTTGCATATCTGAAAAGCCTAAACCTTTCATATTGTTCTGATCTTAAACTGCTGGAATCCTTTGAATGCCTTACCTCTCTTCGGTTTTTGAATCTCTCGAACTGCTCTAGGCTTGAATATTTGCCATCGTGCTTTGACAAGCTTAATAATTTAGAGTCTCTGAATTTGTCACAATGTCTTGGACTTAAAGCACTACCTGAATCACTTCAAAACCTTAAAAATCTTCAGCTTGATGTTTCTGGGTGTCAGGATTGTATAGTACAATCCTTTTCTCTAAGTACCAGAAGTTCCCAGTCCTGCCAACGGTCGGAGAAAGCTGAGCAGGTCAGATCAAGAAACAGTGAAATTTCAGAGATCACTTATGAGGAACCTGCTGAGATTGAACTTTTAAGGAATAATCCAAGTAAAGATTTGGCCTCCATCTCACACCTAAATGAGGATAGAATTGAGGAGCCTGAAGTTGTCACTGAG TCAAGTGCAACTAGAGGTATGGTACAACAGATTCCAGGAAACCAGCTCTCATCGCCTTCATCTCATCTTTCTTCCTTTGCATCAAGCTCAGCGCCATTTGCATCCTCCTCTTGGGACACCTCAACAAGTGAGCATCCAGTGCCTAATGAAGAGGCGGCAG